Sequence from the Dehalococcoidales bacterium genome:
TATGGGAGACCTATGAACCGTTGACCTTCTTCATGTCAAACGGCTTTTCCTCGATGGGCTACGGCTTTCCCGCGGCCATGGCCGCCAGGCTGCAGTTTCCTGACCGGGAGGTAGTCTCCGTATCCGGAGAGACGGCGGCTTTTTCATGATGCTTCAGGAACTGGAGACAGCGGTCAGATTGCAACTCTCCATAGTTTGCCTGGTCTTCTGCGACCGGAAGCTGGGGCTGATCGACGTTGTCCAGAAAAGAAGACTTTATCCCGCCTGCGGCGTTGATTTCGGGGGTACTGACCTGGCAGCAATCGCCAGGGGATTTGGAGCTCATGGGGTGAAAGCGGCGTCCTTCTCCGAACTGGAGACAGCGATTGCAGACGGTCTCAGGATGAAGGGGCCGGTGGTCATCGAGGTACCCATCGACCCTGAGGAATACGCCAAACAGATGTAGCTTCGTGCCCGTCTGTGCTCGATATGACGCGGTCGGGTGAGCAGGAATAATTTTGACAGTGCAGACGTGAGATGCTACACTAAAAAGGAGATTAGTCTCTGTGGGGGCAGAGGCTATATTTGTTATAGCTTCAAGAAAGACTTCCCGAGCAAAGGAGGGCAAATGCGCAAGGTACTATTTGTAGACTATGAACCGTGCACCGGCTGTGAGCTATGCGTATTGCACTGCTCCTTCCAGAAAACGCAGACCTTCAGCCGCAGCCACTCGGCGGTAAGGGTGATAAAGCAGGAAGAAAAGGGAGTATGCGTCCCGGAGATGTTGCCAGCACTGTCTTGAACCGGAATGCCTGCTGGTGTGTCCGGTAAACGCCATCAGCCGGGATGAGGAGACGGGGATAGTCAGCCATGACCTGGAGACCTGTATCAAGGGCTGCAAACTCTGCCTGGAGGTATGCCCTTAC
This genomic interval carries:
- a CDS encoding thiamine pyrophosphate-dependent enzyme, whose protein sequence is MMLQELETAVRLQLSIVCLVFCDRKLGLIDVVQKRRLYPACGVDFGGTDLAAIARGFGAHGVKAASFSELETAIADGLRMKGPVVIEVPIDPEEYAKQM